A genomic segment from Gadus morhua chromosome 4, gadMor3.0, whole genome shotgun sequence encodes:
- the LOC115542348 gene encoding protein NLRC3-like, with amino-acid sequence MEETPIRCEDIFNPLPGQDKPMIKPSTIMTTGVAGIGKTVLTHKFTLDWAEDKANQDIHFTFFFTFRELNLLEMKEFSLVGLLHHFFNETKEAGIGRYDLFQVVFIFDGLDECRLPLDFQRNPICTDVTEVTSVDVLLTNLIRGNLLTSACIWITTRPAAANRIPAECVDMVTEVRGFTDPQKEEYFRKRFTEETLAKRIIAHIKKSQSLHIMCHIPVFCWITATVLDNFFKTSQLGEEMPNTMTQMYRHFLRVQSMQGDWKYHGRSETDPHWSPESRKIIVSLGKLAFKQLEKGHLIFYEADLAECDIDIRAASEYSGVFTQIFKEECGLYQDNVFCFVHLSIQEFLAALYVFMSFIDTGVNLLSGPLQSLLSIFRNKRNVNLYQSAVDKALQS; translated from the coding sequence AtggaggaaacaccaatcagatgcgAGGACATCTTTAACCCGTTACCTGGACAagataaaccaatgataaaaccAAGTACAATTATGACAAcaggagtggccggcattggcaaaaccgtcttaacacacaagttcactctggactgggctgaagacaAGGCCAATCAGGACATACACTTCACGTTTTtcttcactttcagagagctgaatttactagaaatgaaagagtttagcttggtgggacttcttcatcacttctttaatgagaccaaagaagcaggaatcggTAGATACGACCTGTTCCAGGTTGTCTTCATCTttgatggtctggatgagtgtcgacttcctctggacttccagagaaACCCGATCTGTACTGATGTCACAGAGGTCACCTCGGTggatgtgctgctgacaaacctgaTCAGGGGCAACCTGCTTACCTCTGCttgcatctggataaccacacgccctgcggcagccaataggatccctgctgagtgtgttgacatggtgacagaggtgagagggttcaccgacccacagaaggaggagtacttcaggaagagattcacaGAGGAGACACTGGCCAAAAGAATCATCGCCCACATCAAGAAATCAcaaagcctccacatcatgtgtcacatcccagtcttctgttggatcactgctacagttctggacaACTTCTTCAAAACATCACAGCTAGGAGAAGAGATGCCCAACACCATGACTCAGATGTAccgccacttcctgagggttcagtccatgcAGGGGGACTGGAAGTATCATGGGAGATctgaaacagatccacactggagtccagagagcaggaagattattgtttctctgggaaaactggcttttaagcagctggagaaaggccacctgatcttctacgaggctgacctggcagagtgtgacatcgatatcagagcagcctcagagtactcaggagtgttcacccagatctttaaagaggagtgtgggctgtaccaggacaatgttttctgctttgtccacctgagcatccaggagtttctagctgccctttatgtctttatgTCATTCATCGACACTggggtcaatctgctctcaggacCACTACAATCCCTGTTGTCTATTTTTAGAAACAAAAGAAATGTCAatctctaccagagtgctgtggacaaggccttacagagttag